A genomic stretch from Kribbella jejuensis includes:
- a CDS encoding class I SAM-dependent methyltransferase, producing MDDWEWDETLYAGSAAHYAVGRMAYPKALGAALQTELGLDGRGRLLDVGCGPGPVTLLLAPYFAEVVGVDADADMLDVAAGRAADLGVHNATWKQLRAEQLPGGLGTFDVVTFAQSFHWMDQPLVARVVRGMLSDGGAWVHVGATTHRGVDGSAELPHPRPPWGAIDELVTRYLGPVRRAGRSTLPRGTAGGEEDVMRAAGYAGPTRIVVGGNEVEDRTVDDVVAAVFSLSSSTPQLFGAELPAFEAELRELLTKAADDGVFSEQRREIEAVIWR from the coding sequence GTGGATGACTGGGAGTGGGACGAGACGTTGTATGCCGGGAGCGCGGCGCACTACGCGGTCGGGCGGATGGCGTATCCGAAAGCGTTGGGTGCAGCGCTGCAGACCGAGTTGGGGCTGGACGGGCGCGGGCGGTTGCTGGACGTCGGGTGCGGACCCGGTCCGGTGACGCTGTTGCTCGCGCCGTACTTCGCTGAGGTGGTCGGCGTGGACGCGGATGCGGACATGCTCGACGTGGCGGCCGGGCGGGCGGCGGACCTCGGCGTGCACAACGCGACGTGGAAGCAGTTGCGCGCGGAGCAGTTGCCGGGAGGGCTCGGGACATTCGACGTGGTGACGTTCGCGCAGTCGTTCCACTGGATGGATCAGCCGCTGGTGGCACGGGTGGTACGCGGGATGCTCTCCGACGGGGGAGCCTGGGTACATGTCGGCGCGACCACGCATCGTGGCGTCGACGGGAGCGCGGAGTTGCCGCATCCGCGGCCGCCGTGGGGTGCGATCGACGAGCTGGTGACGCGGTACCTCGGTCCGGTTCGGCGCGCCGGGCGCAGCACGCTGCCGAGGGGTACGGCGGGTGGCGAGGAGGACGTCATGCGCGCGGCCGGGTACGCCGGACCGACCCGGATCGTGGTCGGCGGCAACGAAGTGGAGGACCGGACCGTCGACGACGTGGTCGCGGCGGTGTTCTCGTTGTCGAGTTCGACCCCGCAGCTGTTCGGTGCCGAGCTGCCGGCCTTCGAGGCGGAGCTGCGTGAACTGCTGACCAAGGCCGCGGACGACGGCGTGTTCTCCGAGCAGCGGCGGGAGATCGAAGCAGTGATCTGGCGCTGA
- a CDS encoding SDR family NAD(P)-dependent oxidoreductase yields MPALGGNAVIPLRRILIWISGASAGLGAALAATVPFEGAELVDISRRGGTPGVHHVAVDLADPDSWPVVEKDFRQRIEAEDPELVVFIHNAGTLTPLGPADRVDTVQYTRNVLLNSAAAQILGHAFLSAVSGLSCEQHLIMISSGAAHRPHEGESSYCAGKAAIDQWVRTVGLEQRHRSPGCRVISVSPGSLDTDMQAELRAADPDQVPVSNRFRRLEARGQLDKPETAARGIWSLLDRDLDSGTVLHLRDLT; encoded by the coding sequence TTGCCTGCGCTCGGGGGGAACGCGGTGATTCCACTGCGCCGCATTCTGATCTGGATCTCCGGCGCTTCGGCAGGGCTCGGTGCCGCACTCGCGGCGACGGTCCCGTTCGAGGGCGCCGAACTGGTCGACATCTCCCGTCGCGGTGGGACGCCGGGCGTGCACCACGTCGCGGTGGATCTGGCCGATCCGGACTCGTGGCCGGTGGTGGAGAAGGACTTCCGGCAACGAATCGAAGCCGAGGACCCGGAACTGGTGGTGTTCATCCACAATGCCGGCACATTGACACCGCTCGGCCCGGCGGACCGGGTCGACACCGTGCAATACACGAGAAATGTCCTGCTGAACTCAGCGGCCGCTCAGATTCTCGGACATGCTTTTCTCAGCGCGGTCTCAGGGCTTTCCTGTGAACAGCATCTGATCATGATCTCGTCGGGTGCCGCGCACCGCCCGCACGAAGGTGAATCCAGTTACTGCGCGGGCAAGGCGGCGATCGACCAGTGGGTCCGGACGGTGGGGCTGGAGCAGCGGCACCGAAGTCCCGGCTGCCGGGTGATCTCGGTGTCACCCGGCTCGCTCGACACCGACATGCAGGCCGAACTCCGCGCTGCCGATCCGGATCAGGTCCCGGTGTCGAACCGCTTCCGCCGACTCGAGGCCCGCGGACAGCTGGACAAACCCGAGACGGCAGCCCGCGGGATCTGGTCGCTGCTCGATCGCGACCTCGACAGCGGTACAGTCCTGCACCTCCGCGACCTCACCTGA
- a CDS encoding ABC transporter ATP-binding protein, whose product MSQISGIPGGGGGGGRAMRSLLKDSSVRHHKLSAGTLRRILGFARPYRGYLAAFLVLVAFDAATGAVTPLLFKAIIDKGIVPGHAKVVVWLALVVAALALANSAITLAERWFSARIGEGLVYDLRTAVFDHVQQLPVAFFSRTQTGALIQRLNGDVLGAQQAFTSTLSNVVSNLLSVALVLGAMFVMSWQITLLALVVLPLFVIPARLLAGKLREATAETYKLNATMAQTMTERFNVAGAVLAKVFGRTQDSSQDFAGKAARVRDIGVTTAMYASVFRVSLTLVAALAVALVYGVGGVLAVAGTLGIGTVVALTAYLNRLYGPLTALSNIQVDVMTTLVSFERVLEVLDLEPMVADRKDAKVLPATAEPSIEFDHVSFHYPSAEEVSLASLESVATLSAETGDEVLRDVTFTVEPGQLVAVVGPSGAGKSTLSSLVSRMYDATGGAVLVGGHDVREVTQSSLRAAIGVVTQDSHMYHDTIRQNLLFARPDATDAELHQALEAAQIATLVDSLPDGLDTVVGDRGYRLSGGERQRLAIARLLLKSPSIVILDEATAHLDSESEAAVQTALANALVGRTSLVIAHRLSTIRHADVILVLDEGRIQERGTHEELLAHGGLYADLYATQFAKAA is encoded by the coding sequence ATGTCGCAGATTTCCGGAATTCCGGGCGGGGGAGGCGGCGGTGGGCGGGCGATGCGCTCGCTGCTGAAGGACTCCTCGGTCCGGCATCACAAACTGTCGGCGGGTACGCTCCGCCGGATCCTCGGGTTCGCCCGCCCGTACCGCGGCTATCTGGCCGCCTTTCTCGTGCTGGTCGCGTTCGACGCGGCGACCGGCGCCGTCACGCCGCTGCTGTTCAAGGCGATCATCGACAAGGGCATCGTGCCGGGCCACGCGAAGGTGGTCGTCTGGCTGGCCCTCGTGGTCGCCGCCCTGGCGCTCGCGAACAGCGCGATCACCCTGGCCGAGCGCTGGTTCTCGGCACGGATCGGCGAAGGTCTGGTGTACGACCTACGCACCGCGGTGTTCGACCACGTCCAGCAACTGCCCGTCGCGTTCTTCAGCCGCACGCAGACCGGCGCACTCATCCAGCGGCTGAACGGCGACGTACTCGGCGCACAGCAGGCGTTCACCTCGACGCTGTCCAACGTGGTCAGCAACCTGCTCAGCGTCGCGCTCGTGCTCGGCGCGATGTTCGTGATGTCGTGGCAGATCACGTTGCTCGCCCTGGTCGTCCTGCCGTTGTTCGTGATCCCCGCCCGGTTGCTCGCCGGGAAGTTGCGCGAGGCAACGGCCGAGACGTACAAGCTGAACGCCACGATGGCGCAGACCATGACCGAGCGGTTCAACGTCGCCGGCGCGGTGCTCGCCAAGGTCTTCGGCCGTACCCAGGACTCGTCGCAGGACTTCGCCGGCAAGGCCGCCCGGGTCCGCGACATCGGTGTCACCACGGCGATGTACGCCAGCGTCTTCCGCGTCTCGCTGACCCTGGTCGCGGCGCTCGCGGTCGCGCTCGTGTACGGCGTGGGTGGTGTACTGGCGGTCGCCGGGACGCTCGGGATCGGCACGGTCGTCGCGCTGACGGCGTACCTGAACCGGCTGTACGGGCCGCTGACCGCGTTGTCGAACATCCAGGTCGACGTGATGACCACGCTGGTCAGCTTCGAGCGGGTGCTCGAGGTGCTGGACCTCGAGCCGATGGTTGCCGACCGCAAGGACGCGAAGGTGCTCCCGGCAACGGCGGAGCCGTCGATCGAGTTCGACCACGTGTCCTTCCACTACCCGTCCGCCGAGGAGGTGTCGCTCGCCTCGCTCGAGTCGGTCGCGACGCTGTCGGCCGAGACCGGCGACGAGGTCCTCAGGGACGTCACCTTCACCGTCGAACCGGGCCAGCTGGTCGCCGTCGTCGGGCCGTCCGGTGCCGGCAAGTCCACGCTCTCGTCGCTGGTCTCCCGGATGTACGACGCGACCGGTGGGGCCGTACTGGTCGGCGGTCACGACGTCCGCGAGGTGACGCAGAGTTCGTTGCGCGCGGCGATCGGGGTGGTCACGCAGGACTCGCACATGTACCACGACACGATCCGGCAGAACCTGCTGTTCGCGCGGCCGGACGCGACCGACGCCGAGCTGCACCAGGCCCTCGAGGCCGCGCAGATCGCCACGCTCGTCGACAGTCTGCCGGACGGGCTCGACACGGTGGTCGGGGATCGCGGGTACCGGCTGTCGGGTGGTGAACGTCAGCGGTTGGCGATCGCCCGGCTGCTGCTGAAGTCGCCGTCGATCGTGATCCTCGACGAGGCGACCGCGCATCTGGACTCCGAGTCCGAGGCCGCCGTCCAGACCGCGCTGGCGAACGCCCTGGTCGGCCGCACGTCGCTGGTGATCGCGCACCGATTGTCAACCATCCGGCACGCCGACGTAATCCTGGTCCTCGACGAGGGACGCATCCAGGAACGCGGCACCCACGAGGAGCTGCTGGCGCACGGCGGCCTGTACGCCGACCTGTACGCGACCCAGTTCGCCAAGGCCGCCTGA
- a CDS encoding antitoxin, with translation MFDEMKNKAEDLAKDHPDQVNEGLDKAGDFANEKTGDKYEDQIEKGEDFARDRLGSEDDNNQS, from the coding sequence ATGTTCGACGAAATGAAGAACAAGGCCGAGGACCTGGCGAAGGACCACCCGGACCAGGTCAACGAGGGCCTCGACAAGGCCGGTGACTTCGCCAACGAGAAGACCGGCGACAAGTACGAGGACCAGATCGAGAAGGGCGAGGACTTCGCCCGCGACCGGCTCGGCTCGGAAGACGACAACAACCAGTCCTGA
- a CDS encoding 2-dehydropantoate 2-reductase, whose amino-acid sequence MKIGIVGAGGVGGYFGARLAAAGEDVAFVARGKHLEAITSDGLVVHSPEGDLQLPVQATDDPAQIGVVDYVLLCVKTWQLPEVIESIRPLVGPQTAIVTVQNGVEAPDQVAQVYGQDAVLPGAAEVIAYVESPGVIRHLGSGKLNFGEWGNGTTPRVERLRDVFVGAGLQATIPEDIWVALWTKFLSVVPTGGLGTATGAGYGVLRKQPATRQLLTEATSEIRDLARARGVQLAADVVDRTLDWIDQLPPDGTTSLQRDLIAGRPSELDAWTGAVVRLGRESRVPTPINTLLFELASARVLATSN is encoded by the coding sequence GTGAAGATCGGGATCGTCGGCGCAGGCGGTGTGGGTGGGTACTTCGGCGCACGGCTGGCGGCGGCCGGGGAGGACGTCGCGTTCGTGGCGCGAGGCAAGCACCTCGAGGCGATCACCTCGGACGGGCTCGTCGTCCACAGCCCGGAGGGCGATCTGCAGTTGCCGGTCCAGGCGACCGACGATCCGGCTCAGATCGGCGTGGTCGACTACGTGCTGCTGTGCGTGAAGACCTGGCAGCTGCCCGAGGTGATCGAGTCGATCCGCCCGCTCGTCGGCCCGCAGACCGCGATCGTCACGGTGCAGAACGGCGTTGAGGCGCCGGACCAGGTCGCGCAGGTCTACGGGCAGGACGCCGTCCTGCCGGGGGCCGCCGAGGTGATCGCGTACGTCGAGAGTCCCGGAGTGATCCGGCATCTCGGCAGCGGGAAGCTCAACTTCGGCGAGTGGGGCAACGGGACGACGCCGCGGGTGGAGCGGCTGCGGGACGTGTTCGTCGGCGCCGGGCTGCAGGCCACGATCCCGGAGGACATCTGGGTGGCGCTGTGGACGAAGTTCCTGTCGGTGGTTCCGACGGGCGGGTTGGGTACGGCGACCGGTGCCGGGTACGGCGTACTCCGCAAGCAGCCGGCCACGCGCCAGTTGCTCACCGAGGCGACCTCCGAGATCCGCGATCTCGCGCGGGCCCGCGGCGTCCAGCTCGCTGCGGATGTTGTCGACCGGACGCTCGACTGGATCGACCAGCTTCCGCCGGACGGGACCACGTCCCTGCAACGCGACCTGATCGCCGGCCGCCCGTCGGAGCTCGACGCGTGGACCGGAGCCGTCGTCCGCCTCGGCCGCGAGTCCCGCGTCCCGACGCCGATCAACACCCTCCTGTTCGAACTCGCCTCCGCCCGAGTGCTTGCCACCAGCAACTAG
- a CDS encoding glycosyl hydrolase family 95 catalytic domain-containing protein translates to MRDRMTAAATESPYDARVTELTYDAPAANWLEALPLGNGRIGAMWFGGTGQDRIALNDETLWSGSPATTRRLATPLGEVGADALARVRAAVAAGDVRAAEELAGGFQSGHSQAYLPLGDLLLDFEGGEVTGYRRRLDLDTAVARAEYTVAGVEIWQEVYVSAPAQVLVLRLVASQPFTVTLRFTSKLRATTEAVGDNGLALLATCPSSVAPPHGNAAEPIQYSDGDDRGMNAAAVLRAHTDGTITPSGESLTLTGTDLYVVLSTATGYEGPHAAPTRTHEECRDAADAAVRQALTRSASEASGAERGGGRVVGGVLRDEHVRDYQRLFRRSVLQLPSDVESTTDRRLVEAGDDPGLAALIYNFGRYLMIASSRPGGLPTNLQGIWNEHLQPPWSSNYTVNINTEMNYWPAETTSLSECHEPLLTYVKNLAQAGRRTAQTLYGTSGWTAHHNADAWCWSAPVDGNPKWSNWPLAGVWLCRHLWDHYAFTGDREYLNDVWPTLRGAAEFAKDWLVELPDGTLGTSPSTSPENEFIAADGRPASVTTSSTMDLSLIADLFDRCIQTAAALDRADPFVDELQAARKRIPDPKIGGRGQLQEWLDDLPEAEPLHRHTSHLIGLHPGDQITPDGTPELAAAAARTLELRGNKSTGWSLAWRISLWARLREGAAAYRLVRELLKPAGDSSTDYVGDGSGLYPNLFCAHPPFQIDGNFGATAGIAEMLLQSHTGELEIFPALPDAWPEGSITGLRARGGVGVDLTWSPSAATAVLTAGCDTTVVLRHGDRREEVSLAAGVPQTWTIR, encoded by the coding sequence ATGAGAGATCGGATGACTGCGGCCGCCACCGAGTCGCCCTACGACGCCCGGGTGACCGAGTTGACGTACGACGCTCCCGCGGCGAACTGGCTCGAAGCGCTCCCGCTCGGCAACGGCCGGATCGGCGCGATGTGGTTCGGCGGTACCGGGCAGGACCGGATCGCGCTGAACGACGAGACGCTCTGGTCGGGCAGTCCCGCGACGACTCGGCGGCTGGCGACGCCACTGGGTGAGGTCGGCGCGGACGCTCTGGCGCGAGTGCGGGCCGCGGTCGCGGCCGGTGACGTGCGGGCGGCGGAGGAGTTGGCGGGCGGGTTCCAGAGCGGGCATTCGCAGGCGTATCTTCCGCTGGGCGACCTGCTGCTGGACTTCGAGGGTGGCGAGGTCACGGGGTACCGGCGACGGCTGGATCTGGACACGGCTGTCGCTCGGGCGGAGTACACCGTTGCCGGGGTCGAGATCTGGCAGGAGGTGTACGTCAGTGCGCCGGCGCAGGTATTGGTCCTACGTCTGGTCGCTTCGCAACCGTTCACGGTGACACTCCGCTTCACGTCGAAGCTCCGTGCGACCACGGAAGCAGTCGGCGACAACGGTCTGGCCTTGCTTGCCACCTGTCCCTCGTCGGTCGCTCCGCCGCACGGCAACGCCGCCGAGCCGATCCAGTACTCCGACGGCGACGACCGCGGAATGAACGCGGCCGCCGTACTGCGCGCTCACACCGACGGAACGATCACACCGTCCGGCGAGTCGCTGACGCTCACGGGCACCGACCTGTACGTCGTCCTCTCGACTGCGACGGGCTACGAAGGACCGCACGCAGCACCAACCCGCACCCACGAGGAGTGCCGCGACGCGGCAGACGCCGCCGTGCGGCAGGCGCTCACCCGCTCCGCGAGCGAGGCGAGCGGGGCGGAGCGCGGTGGTGGTCGGGTGGTTGGTGGGGTCTTGCGGGATGAGCATGTGCGTGACTACCAGCGGTTGTTCCGGCGGTCGGTGTTGCAGTTGCCGTCCGACGTGGAGTCGACGACCGATCGGCGGTTGGTGGAGGCGGGGGACGACCCCGGGCTGGCGGCGTTGATCTACAACTTCGGGCGGTATCTGATGATCGCGAGTTCCCGCCCCGGCGGGCTCCCGACCAACCTGCAAGGGATCTGGAACGAGCATCTGCAGCCGCCGTGGAGCAGCAATTACACGGTCAACATCAACACCGAGATGAACTACTGGCCCGCCGAGACCACCTCGCTCAGCGAGTGCCACGAGCCGCTGCTCACGTACGTCAAGAACCTCGCGCAGGCGGGACGCCGTACCGCGCAGACCCTGTACGGCACCAGCGGCTGGACCGCACACCACAACGCCGACGCCTGGTGCTGGAGCGCCCCGGTGGACGGCAACCCGAAGTGGTCGAACTGGCCGCTGGCCGGGGTCTGGCTGTGCCGGCACCTCTGGGACCACTACGCGTTCACCGGCGACCGCGAGTACCTGAACGACGTCTGGCCGACCCTGCGCGGCGCCGCCGAGTTCGCCAAGGATTGGCTGGTCGAGCTCCCCGACGGCACCCTCGGTACCTCCCCGTCCACCTCACCCGAGAACGAGTTCATCGCGGCTGACGGCCGACCGGCCTCGGTCACCACGTCCTCGACGATGGATCTGTCCTTGATCGCCGACCTCTTCGACCGCTGCATCCAGACCGCCGCGGCGCTCGACCGCGCCGATCCGTTCGTCGACGAACTCCAAGCAGCCCGCAAGCGCATCCCGGACCCGAAGATCGGCGGCCGAGGGCAACTCCAGGAGTGGCTCGACGACCTGCCCGAGGCCGAGCCGCTGCACCGGCACACCTCACACCTGATCGGCCTGCACCCCGGCGACCAGATCACCCCGGACGGTACGCCGGAACTCGCCGCGGCCGCCGCCCGTACGCTCGAACTGCGCGGCAACAAGAGCACCGGCTGGTCGCTGGCGTGGCGGATCTCCCTGTGGGCAAGGCTCCGCGAAGGCGCCGCCGCGTACCGCCTGGTCCGCGAGCTCCTCAAGCCGGCGGGCGACTCCAGCACCGACTACGTGGGCGACGGATCGGGGCTGTACCCGAACCTGTTCTGCGCGCACCCGCCGTTCCAGATCGACGGCAACTTCGGCGCGACGGCCGGTATCGCGGAGATGCTGCTGCAGAGCCACACCGGTGAACTGGAGATCTTCCCGGCGCTGCCGGACGCTTGGCCGGAAGGCTCGATCACCGGCCTCCGCGCCCGCGGGGGTGTGGGCGTCGACCTCACGTGGTCACCCAGTGCAGCAACCGCCGTACTCACTGCCGGCTGCGACACCACCGTCGTACTCAGGCACGGAGACCGCCGCGAGGAGGTGTCGCTCGCCGCCGGGGTCCCGCAGACCTGGACGATCAGGTGA
- a CDS encoding response regulator transcription factor, with protein MRIVIAEDQVLLREGLRMLFVDGGHEVVAALGDADGLLDAVTTYRPDLVVADIRMPPTHTDEGARAAQAVKRAHPELGVLLLSQHIETQYVVELVALGGFGYLLKDRVLDVAEFLAAAERVARGGSALDPQVVAGLMARRDPLETLTDRERGVLALMAEGLTNSGIAKRLYLSERTVEAHVRHLFTKLDLPETEDGHRRVLAVLAHLGSV; from the coding sequence ATGCGGATCGTGATCGCCGAGGACCAGGTGCTGCTGCGCGAGGGTCTGCGGATGCTGTTCGTCGACGGCGGGCACGAGGTGGTCGCGGCCCTCGGCGACGCGGACGGCCTGCTCGACGCGGTCACGACGTACCGGCCGGATCTCGTCGTCGCGGACATCCGGATGCCGCCGACGCACACCGACGAGGGCGCGCGGGCGGCGCAGGCGGTGAAGCGCGCGCATCCGGAGCTCGGCGTACTCCTGCTGTCGCAGCACATCGAGACGCAGTACGTCGTGGAACTCGTGGCGCTCGGCGGGTTCGGTTACCTGCTGAAGGACCGCGTCCTCGACGTGGCGGAGTTCCTCGCCGCGGCCGAGCGGGTCGCGCGCGGCGGATCGGCCCTCGATCCGCAGGTGGTGGCAGGTCTGATGGCGCGCCGCGACCCGCTCGAGACGCTGACGGACCGCGAACGCGGCGTCCTGGCGCTGATGGCCGAAGGACTCACCAACAGCGGCATCGCCAAACGCCTCTACCTCAGCGAACGCACGGTCGAGGCCCACGTCCGCCACCTCTTCACCAAACTAGACCTCCCCGAAACCGAAGACGGCCACCGCCGAGTCCTCGCCGTCCTCGCCCACTTGGGGAGTGTCTGA
- a CDS encoding MarR family winged helix-turn-helix transcriptional regulator has translation MHAPDDSPDAAEQIAALLDRIIRRQRRASREGFGESVTHGQFRVLRTLDNAAQPIRLSDLAARLGIVPRSATSVVDDLEAAGLVARQPDPDDRRAILVDLTPEGRQILTTLREKRRDVMLSQLARLTPDERQTLATLLQRLADD, from the coding sequence ATGCACGCGCCTGACGACTCGCCCGACGCCGCCGAGCAGATCGCCGCTCTGCTGGACCGGATCATCCGCCGTCAGCGCCGGGCCTCGCGCGAGGGTTTCGGGGAGAGCGTCACCCACGGCCAGTTCCGCGTACTGCGCACCCTCGACAACGCCGCCCAGCCGATCCGCCTGAGCGACCTGGCCGCCCGCCTGGGCATCGTCCCGCGCTCGGCCACCTCGGTCGTCGACGACCTGGAAGCCGCCGGCCTGGTAGCCCGCCAACCCGACCCGGACGACCGCCGGGCCATCCTCGTCGACCTGACGCCGGAAGGCCGCCAGATCCTCACCACTCTGCGCGAAAAACGCCGCGACGTAATGCTCAGCCAACTCGCCCGCCTCACCCCCGACGAACGACAAACCCTGGCCACCCTCCTCCAACGCCTCGCCGACGACTGA
- a CDS encoding sensor histidine kinase, with protein sequence MGGRRAAVAGMFGTAVLAELAAIVLSWRLEPAYDTLLYVLFNLAAVGAGAVIAWRRPENTIGWLFLGFGLLNTLASDLAHGWGLRAAAEGWPGGPVGEAVSAVSWLPSGYGWMLTFLLFPTGRLPGRRWRVVPWIGAAGLLISMTAWTLSPDRGRDFVSGRNPIAVASLPTGLLLGIGIPLFLGSLVAAVASLAVRFRRSEGLERQQMKWFVLAAAVAGVALPTSFVLWYVSPAASVIAAVALTGLPLAASAAILRYRLYDIDFFISRTVAYAGLTVLLVAAYAVVTVALGTFLGSGSAWTVAVATLVCAVLFRPLRTRIQDVVDRRFNRSRYDALQRMTAFLDDVRSGRRPPEDVQAVLGEILGDPGLELLVFLPESRRYVDLAGADRDDADTDARRRIAVARGDQPVGVVLYDGTSPLGPELVRRVVEQGGLAVEIARLRAELNVQLVEVTASRARIVAATEAERRRIERDLHDGAQQRLVSIGLALRHAQHQLGDSPVRATLEGAVAEATVAIGELRELARGLPPSQLDAGLGPACQELARRAPVAVSVRMPERRFDRGVEAAAYFICCEGLTNAVKYAAASRVELIADHDREHLVVRVVDDGIGGAAPRGGTGLTGLADRVAALGGTFHVDSRPGAGTTLVAELPCGS encoded by the coding sequence GTGGGAGGGCGACGGGCGGCGGTGGCTGGGATGTTCGGTACGGCGGTGCTCGCGGAGCTCGCCGCGATCGTCCTGTCGTGGCGGCTCGAGCCGGCGTACGACACGCTGCTGTACGTACTGTTCAACCTGGCCGCGGTCGGCGCGGGTGCGGTGATCGCGTGGCGGCGGCCGGAGAACACGATCGGCTGGCTGTTCCTCGGGTTCGGCCTGCTGAACACGCTGGCGTCCGACCTCGCCCACGGATGGGGTCTCCGCGCGGCCGCGGAGGGGTGGCCGGGCGGCCCCGTCGGCGAGGCGGTGTCGGCGGTCAGTTGGCTGCCGAGCGGGTACGGCTGGATGCTCACGTTCCTGCTCTTCCCGACCGGGCGACTGCCCGGACGACGCTGGCGTGTGGTGCCGTGGATCGGTGCGGCCGGCCTGCTGATCAGCATGACTGCGTGGACGCTGAGCCCGGACCGAGGCCGCGACTTCGTCTCCGGGCGCAATCCGATCGCGGTCGCGAGCCTTCCGACGGGGTTGCTGCTCGGCATCGGGATACCGCTGTTCCTCGGTTCGCTGGTCGCGGCGGTGGCATCGCTCGCCGTCCGGTTCCGGCGGTCCGAGGGCCTGGAACGCCAGCAAATGAAGTGGTTCGTGCTCGCCGCGGCCGTCGCGGGCGTCGCGCTGCCGACCAGCTTCGTTCTCTGGTACGTGAGCCCCGCCGCGTCGGTGATCGCGGCGGTCGCGCTGACCGGTCTGCCACTGGCCGCGAGCGCGGCGATCCTCCGGTACCGCCTGTACGACATCGACTTCTTCATCAGCCGGACCGTCGCGTATGCGGGCCTGACGGTCCTGCTCGTCGCGGCGTACGCGGTCGTGACCGTTGCCCTCGGCACCTTCCTTGGGAGCGGGTCGGCATGGACGGTCGCGGTCGCGACGCTGGTGTGCGCAGTGCTCTTCCGGCCGCTGCGGACGCGGATCCAGGATGTGGTGGACCGCCGGTTCAACCGATCGCGGTACGACGCTCTGCAGCGGATGACCGCGTTCCTCGACGACGTACGTTCCGGTCGGCGGCCGCCGGAGGACGTCCAGGCGGTGCTCGGCGAGATCCTCGGCGACCCCGGGCTGGAACTTCTTGTGTTCCTTCCGGAGAGTCGCAGGTACGTCGACCTCGCCGGCGCGGACCGGGATGACGCCGACACCGATGCGCGCCGGCGGATCGCTGTCGCGCGCGGCGATCAACCGGTCGGTGTTGTGCTGTACGACGGAACGAGCCCGCTCGGGCCGGAGCTGGTACGACGGGTCGTCGAGCAGGGCGGCCTCGCCGTCGAGATCGCCCGGCTGCGCGCCGAGCTCAACGTCCAACTCGTCGAGGTGACGGCGTCCCGGGCCCGCATCGTCGCCGCCACCGAAGCCGAACGCCGCCGCATCGAACGAGATCTCCATGACGGAGCCCAACAGCGCCTGGTCTCGATCGGACTGGCCCTGCGCCACGCTCAACATCAGTTGGGTGATTCCCCGGTACGGGCGACGTTGGAAGGAGCCGTGGCGGAGGCGACCGTCGCGATCGGGGAGTTGCGGGAGTTGGCTCGGGGGCTGCCGCCCAGTCAGCTGGATGCCGGGCTGGGGCCGGCATGTCAGGAGCTGGCGCGGCGGGCTCCGGTGGCGGTGTCGGTGCGGATGCCGGAGCGGCGGTTCGACCGGGGTGTCGAGGCGGCGGCGTACTTCATCTGCTGTGAAGGTCTGACCAACGCGGTCAAGTACGCCGCCGCGAGCCGGGTCGAGCTGATCGCGGACCACGACCGCGAGCACCTCGTCGTCCGGGTCGTCGACGACGGCATCGGCGGCGCCGCACCGCGCGGCGGCACCGGACTCACCGGTCTGGCCGATCGCGTCGCCGCGCTGGGCGGTACGTTCCACGTCGACAGCCGACCCGGTGCCGGTACGACGCTCGTCGCGGAGCTGCCATGCGGATCGTGA